The following are encoded in a window of Rosa chinensis cultivar Old Blush chromosome 4, RchiOBHm-V2, whole genome shotgun sequence genomic DNA:
- the LOC112198566 gene encoding G-type lectin S-receptor-like serine/threonine-protein kinase SD2-5, whose protein sequence is MSSGVVTVVALVVVCVMIAIIVVYRRYIRERSSSDDPVSHDPIFSTPTMDNFLIDIEREKPIRFTSQQLQIATDNFTNLLGSGGFGTVYKGKFSNGTLVAVKVLNGTSDKGIEEQFMAEVRTLGRIHHINLVGLYGFCFERHLRAIVYEYMSNGSLDKLLFHGNKILGFEKLHEIAVGTAKGIAYLHEECQQRIVHYDIKPENILLDENFFPKVADFGLAKLFNRDKTHISMTGWRGTPGYAAPEVWLQCPITHKCDVYSFGMLLFEIIGRRRNVDDNLPESRDWFPRWGWKKFEAGELGELMLVCGIEEKHREAAERMLKVAICCVQYRPELRPLMSAVVKMLEGGTEIPRPSTNPVQHSLSGTPVMASYSTSVFDTDSSHTTSGVGTSVTDSSHTTSGVGTSVFDMDSSHTTIGVEGC, encoded by the exons ATGTCGAGTGGAGTTGTGACTGTTGTAGCATTAG TAGTtgtctgtgtgatgattgctatcatAGTTGTATACAGGAGATATATTCGGGAACGTAGCAGCTCTGATGATCCAGTCTCTCATGATCCAATCTTTTCGACACCCACAATGGACAATTTTCTAATTGATATAGAAAGAGAGAAGCCCATCAGGTTTACTTCTCAACAACTTCAGATTGCAACTGATAACTTCACCAACTTGCTGGGTTCAGGAGGGTTTGGTACAGTTTATAAAGGAAAATTTAGTAATGGAACCCTTGTGGCAGTGAAGGTCCTAAATGGTACCTCGGACAAGGGAATTGAAGAACAATTCATGGCGGAAGTTAGAACCCTTGGCAGGATTCATCATATCAACTTGGTTGGTCTTTATGGTTTCTGCTTTGAGAGACACCTCAGAGCAATTGTTTATGAGTATATGTCAAATGGTTCGCTTGATAAGTTGCTTTTCCATGGAAACAAGATTTTAGGATTCGAAAAGCTTCATGAAATTGCGGTTGGGACAGCTAAAGGGATTGCTTACTTGCACGAAGAATGCCAGCAGCGAATAGTCCACTACGATATAAAACCTGAAAATATTCTTTTGGATGAGAACTTTTTTCCTAAAGTAGCTGATTTTGGTTTGGCCAAGCTGTTCAACAGAGATAAGACTCATATATCAATGACAGGGTGGAGGGGAACTCCTGGTTATGCTGCACCAGAAGTTTGGCTGCAGTGTCCTATAACCCACAAGTGTGATGTGTACAGCTTTGGAATGCTATTATTTGAGATCATAGGCAGAAGAAGGAACGTAGACGACAATCTTCCGGAGAGTCGAGACTGGTTTCCAAGGTGGGGATGGAAGAAGTTTGAAGCCGGAGAACTAGGAGAGCTAATGCTAGTTTGTGGCATAGAGGAGAAACATAGAGAGGCAGCGGAGAGAATGTTAAAGGTAGCTATCTGCTGTGTTCAGTATAGGCCCGAGTTGAGGCCTTTAATGAGTGCTGTGGTGAAAATGTTGGAAGGAGGAACTGAGATTCCTAGACCTTCAACTAACCCAGTTCAGCACTCGTTGTCAGGCACTCCTGTCATGGCATCGTATAGCACTAGTGTCTTCGACACGGATTCCTCTCATACCACAAGTGGTGTTGGCACTAGTGTCACGGATTCCTCTCATACAACAAGTGGTGTTGGCACTAGTGTCTTCGACATGGATTCCTCTCATACAACAATAggtgttgaaggatgttga